ACTAAATAAGGGAAATATTAAAAATATTTAGTTTACACTTAAAGGCGTGCTTTAACAAAAATATTCAAAAAGGACCTACTTAATCCCCCCTAAGTAAGTCCCCAAAATAGGTATGGCCAAAACCATACCTTCAGCTGACATACTCATTGTTAGGTGTTCCGGCACCTTGTAGAAACGTCGTGCCAATTCACGACATAAACAAGTAAAATGATATTCAATTTTAAACAGGCTACTGCCAATGTTTTTATTTTACACCAATTAGCTTTATAAATCAAATATTTTGTTAGCAAATAGATCATAAAAGCGAACGAATAAAAGGCTGCAACACTAGAAAGTATTGTAGCCTTTTATTCTTCTATTCTTCTATTCGCTAAATCTTAAAAAATAACCATCAGGATCCAAGACTGCAAATTCGTGAGGATAGATGTAGTGATCCCCAACACGAAATGTTCTCTTAGTCAAAGGACGATAAATAGGATAGTCAGCTTCCAGCAGTTTTTGGTGGAGCTGAGGGACATCTTCAACGCCAAAGGAAATATTGACACCGCGCCCGAAAGGATAGGTTAGTTGGGCTAATTCTTCTGTGCTGCCTTCTTCTAGCATAAGTTGGCAGTCTTCAAGCGAGAGGAAGAGAAATTTCTCCTCTGGACGCTCGTATTCGACAGAAAATCCCAGCAAGTCGCAGTAGAAGTGGCGTGACTTTTCGAGGTCAGATACTACAAATTCAGGAATGACAGCTTGATAGTCCATTAGCTTTCTCCTTAGAGTTCAATTTCCAATACAATCGGCGTATGGTCTTGACGCGCACCCGAGTCAATCATGTCAGACTTGGTTACCTTGTCAGCCACGCGATTGCTGGTGAGCCAGTAGTCGATTCTCCAGCCTGTATTGTTGATTTTAGAAGTCTTGCTGCGTTGTGCCCACCAAGTATAGCGCTCTGGGACATCACCGTGAATGTGGCGGAAGGTGTCAGTAAATCCAGTTGCCAAAAGGTTGGTAAACCCAGCACGTTCCTCGTCTGTAAAACCAGGTGAACGGCGGTTGCTGGCAGGATTTGCAAGGTCGATTTCCTTGTGAGCTACGTTGTAGTCTCCAGTCGCAAGGACTGGTTTTTCTTTGTCTAGTTGCGCCAAATACTCAGCGTATTTGACGTCCCAGACTTGGCGTTCTTCCAAGCGTTTGAGCCCATCACCAGCGTTTGGTGTGTATACTTGGGTTACGAAAAATGTATCAAATTCCAAGGTGATGATGCGGCCTTCCAAGTCCATGGTAGAAGGGGCACCGATTTCTGGGAAGCTAATCGCTGGTGTGAGTTCTTTCTTATAGAGGAACATGGTTCCAGTGTAGCCTTTGCGAGCAGGTTCTTGGGAGGAACGCCAAGTGTTTTCATAGCCTGGGAAGAGTTCTTCAAGTACTTCTAGGTGTTTCTTTGTAGGGCCCTTGGCAGAAAGCTTGGTTTCCTGGATAGCGATAATATCAGCATTTTCGGCTACCAAGGTTTGTAGGACTTCTTGGGACAATTTTGCACGAGCTGAGTCGCTCGTTAGGGCTGCATTGAGGGAATCGATATTCCATGATATGAGTTTCATAAACTTACCTTTTTCATTCAGATTACAGACTATATTATACCAAAAAAAGACGTATTTCCCCAACGTATGGTTTGAAAAATCACCCTCTTTCGTTTATAATGAAGAATGATTTTATGAAAGGGAGTGAAAACACATGAAATTCTATTCTTATGACTATGTCCTCAGCCAAATTAGTCAGCAAAATGGCATCATGCTTGGTTTAGGGATTGTCCTATTAGCTGTGACAGGATTTTTAGCTTTCAAGGCTTATCATGATAAAAAGGGGACCAAATTTCGTGAGTTGGTCATGATTTCAGCTTTGACCTTATTAGCTCTCCTTTTGGTCAGCATCACAACTTATCAAAACAATCAAGTATCTAATAATAAATTTCAAGCTTCACTTCATTTCATCGAGCTTGTTTCCAAAGAATTGGGGGTAGACAAGTCAGAGGTCTATGTCAATACCTCTGCGGACACTGATGGCGCACTTATCAAGGTCGGAGATCGCTATTACCGTGCCTTGAACGGAAGTGAGCCAGACAAGTACCTGCTAGAGAAAGTCGAATTGTATAAAACAGATGCAATTGAACTGGTGGAGGTGAACAAATGACACTCAATTATATCGAAATTTTAATCAAACTAGCCTTGGGTCTCTTTTCTCTGGTTTTTGTAATCAATGTGACAGGAAAGGGCAACCTAGCGCCTAACTCAGCAATAGATCAAATTCAGAACTATGTACTCGGGGGTATTATCGGCGGGGTGATTTACAATAGCGCCATCAGTATCCTTCAGTATGCAGTTATCCTGATTATGTGGACCATTCTGGTCTTGACTCTCAAATGGCTCAACAATAATGTTCACTTTGTGAAACGTTTGATTGATGGGAAGCCAACCCTGCTCATCAAAAATGGGAAGATTGATCCAGAAGCCTGCCGTTCGGTTGGTTTATCAGCAGCGGATGTAGCTCTTAAGCTCCGTAGCCAGGGAATTTTCCAAATGAAACAAGTCAAACGTGCTATGCAGGAGCAAAACGGTCAACTCATCGTAGTCCAAATGGGAGACGAGAATCCCAAGTATCCTGTTGTCACAGACGGTGTGATCCAAGTTGAAATTTTGGAGACCATTGGTCGGAGCGAAGAATGGCTGCTTGATAACCTCAGCAAACAAGGGTATGACAATGTGGCCAATATCTTTATCGCTGAGTACGACAAGGGTGTCGTCTCAGTCGTAACCTATGAATAAGAAAAACCTGAGGTCTTGTACTCTTCAAAAATCAAATTCAAACTGCGTCAACGTCGCCTTGCCGTATGTAGGTTACTGACTTCGTCAGTTCTATCTACAACCTCAAAGCAGTGCTATGAGCAGCCTGCGGCTAGTTTGATCTTTGATTTTCATTGAGTCTTGGCCTCAGGTTTCCATTTGCAATCAGAAAGGGATTTTATGTCCATTATTCAAAAACTCTGGTGGTTTTTCAAGTTGGAAAAGCGCCGTTATTTAGTCGGGATTGTGGCCTTGATCTTGGTTTCCGTCCTCAATCTCATTCCTCCTATGGTTATGGGGCGGGTGATTGATGCCATTACGTCGGGACAATTAACCCATCAGGACCTCCTTCTTAATCTATTTTATCTACTGCTGGCAGCCTTTGGGATGTACTATCTGCGCTATGTTTGGCGCATGTATATCCTTGGAACTTCCTACCGTCTGGGGCAGATTATGCGCTCTCGCTTGTTTGAGCATTTTACTAAAATGTCTCCAGCCTTTTATCAGACCTATCGGACGGGGGACTTGATGGCACACGCCACCAATGATATCAATGCCTTAACTCGTCTCGCAGGTGGAGGAGTCATGTCAGCAGTGGATGCTTCCATCACGGCGCTAGTAACCTTGATGACCATGCTTTTTAGCATCTCATGGCAAATGACCTTGGTTGCCATTCTACCCCTGCCTTTCATGGCCTATGCGACTAGTCGTCTAGGGAGAAAGACTCACAAGGCTTTTGGCGAATCACAGGCTGCCTTTTCCGAACTCAATAACAAGGTGCAGGAGTCTGTATCGGGTATTAAAGTGACCAAGTCTTTCGGTTATCAGTCTGATGAATTGGCATCTTTTCAGGAAGTAAATGAATTGACCTTCCAGAAGAATCTCCAAACCATGAAATACGACAGTCTCTTTGACCCCATGGTTCTCTTGTTTGTTGGTTCATCCTATGTTTTAACGCTCTTAGTCGGTTCCTTGATGGTTCAGGAGGGGCAAATCACGGTTGGAAATCTGGTTACCTTTATCAGTTATTTGGATATGTTGGTCTGGCCTCTTATGGCTATTGGTTTCCTCTTTAATATTACTCAGCGAGGAAAGGTTTCTTATCAGCGGATTGAGGATCTTTTATCTCAGGAATCACCTATAAAAGATCCTGAATGTCCTCTGGACAGTATCGAAAATGGACGTTTGGAGTACGCCATTGACAGCTTTGCCTTTGAAAATGAGGAGACACTGACGGATGTTCACTTTAGTCTGGAAAAAGGGCAAACCCTAGGCTTAGTCGGGCAGACAGGCTCTGGGAAAACGTCCTTGATTAACCTTCTCTTGCGAGAATACGATGTGGATAAGGGAGCTATTTATCTAAACGGTCATGATATTCGGGACTATCGTCTGACAGACCTTCGCAGTCTCATGGGCTATGTCCCTCAGGATCAGTTTCTCTTTGCGACCTCTATCTTAGACAATATCCGCTTCGGCAATCCTAACTTCCTCCTTTCAGCAGTTGAGGAAGCGACCAAGCTAGCACAAGTTTACCAAGATATTGTAGACATGCCTCAGGGATTTGATACAGTTATCGGTGAAAAGGGAGTCAGTCTCTCAGGTGGGCAAAAGCAGCGTCTGGCTATGAGTCGGGCGATGATTCTAGACCCTGATATCTTGATTTTAGATGATTCCCTGTCCGCAGTGGATGCCAAAACTGAGTATGCGATCATCGACAATCTCAAGGAGACGAGGAAGGATAAGACAACCATTATTACAGCCCATCGTCTCAGTGCGGTTGTCCATGCAGATTTGATTTTAGTCCTGCAAAATGGCCAAATCATTGAACGGGGCACGCACGATGACTTGCTAGCTCTGGATGGCTGGTATGCCCAAACCTACCAGTCTCAGCAATTGGAAATGAAAGGAGAAGAAGATGCAGAATAAGAAAGAACAATGGGCTGTATTGAAGCGCTTGATGTCCTATCTCAAGCCCTATGGCCTCCTGACCTTTTTGGCACTCAGTTTTCTCCTCGCGACGACGGTCATTAAAAGTGTCATTCCCCTTGTGGCCTCCCACTTTATCGACCAGTATCTCAGCAATCTTAACCAAATTGCTGTGGCCGTTTTGCTGGTCTACTATGGTCTTTATCTCCTACAAACTCTGGTCCAGTATGTCGGAAATCTTCTCTTTGCGCGGGTGTCTTATAGTATTGTAAGAGATATTCGTCGGGATGCCTTTGCCAATATGGAGAAACTTGGCATGTCTTATTTTGACAAGACGCCAGCAGGCTCCATCGTTTCTCGTTTGACCAATGATACCGAGACCATCAGTGATATGTTTTCAGGGATTTTATCCAGCTTTATTTCAGCAGTTTTCATCTTTCTGACAACCCTTTATACCATGTTGGTTCTGGATTTTCGTTTGACAGCTTTAGTCCTGCTCTTTCTTCCCTTGATTTTCCTTTTGGTCAATCTCTATCGGAAAAAGTCAGTCAAGATTATCGAGAAAACCAGAAGTCTCTTGTCGGATATCAATAGTAAGCTGGCAGAGAATATCGAGGGAATCAGGATTATCCAGGCCTTTAATCAAGAGAAGCGCCTGCAGGCAGAATTTGATGAAATCAACCAAGAACACTTGGTCTATGCCAACCGATCTGTAGCCTTGGATGCCCTCTTCTTGCGCCCTGCCATGAGTTTGCTGAAACTCCTAGGCTACGCCGTTTTGATGGCCTACTTTGGTTACCGTGGTCTTTCTATTGGGATAACAGCTGGAACCATGTATGCCTTTATCCAGTATATCAACCGCCTTTTTGATCCCTTGATTGAGGTGACGCAAAACTTTTCAACCCTTCAAACGTCCATGGTATCTGCAGGTCGTGTCTTTGCCTTGATTGACGAAACGACCTATGAGCCTCTTCAAAAAGATGGGCAAGCTAAAGTCAAAGAAGGCAATATCCGTTTTGAACATGTGTGTTTCTCATATGATGGCAAACATCCGATTCTGGATGACATTTCCTTTTCAGTTAAGAAGGGTGAAACCATTGCCTTTGTAGGTCATACAGGTTCGGGAAAATCATCGATTATCAATGTCCTCATGCGTTTTTATGAATTTCAGTCAGGCCGCGTTCTCTTGGATGGTGTGGATATCCGAAACTACAGTCAGGAAGAGCTGAGAAAGAACATCGGTTTGGTCTTGCAGGATCCCTTCCTCTATCACGGGACTATCAAGTCCAATATCGCCATGTATCAAGATCTTAGTGATGAAGAAGTCCAGGCTGCGGCTGCCTTTGTTGATGCAGATTCCTTTATTCAGGACCTTCCGCAGGGTTATGATGCACCTGTGTCCGAGCGTGGTTCGAGCTTTTCTACTGGTCAGCGTCAGCTTCTTGCCTTTGCTAGAACAGTTGCTAGTCAGCCTAAAATCTTGATTTTGGATGAAGCGACAGCCAATATTGACTCTGAAACAGAAAGTTTGGTTCAAGATTCCCTAGCCAAGATGAGACAGGGGCGGACAACCATTGCTATTGCTCATCGTCTTTCGACCATCCAGGACGCCAACTGTATTTATGTCTTGGATAAGGGGCGCATCATCGAGAGTGGAACCCATGAGGAACTCTTGGCCTTGGGAGGAACCTATCATAAGATGTATAGCTTGCAGGCTGGGGCCATGTCCTAATACTCTTTGGAAATCTCTTCAAACCATGTCAGCTTTATTTGCAACCTCAAAGCTGCACTATGATTTTCATTGAGTATAAGAAGGAAATTCTTCAAATCACAGATTTCTTGCACCGCCTTTTCCATTTTGTGGTATAATGAAAAATGTTGACAAATAGTATAATAAAAACAAAGGAGAAACAGCATGCTGAAATGGGAAGACTTGCCCGTGGAAATGCAATCAAGCGAGGTTGAGTCTTACTACCAGCTTGTCTCTAAAAGGAAGGGTTCGCTGATTTTCAAGCGTTGCCTGGATTGGGTTCTGGCCCTGTTTTTGCTAGTTTTGACTTCTCCCATCTTTCTTATCTTGAGCATTTGGATCAAGTTGGATAGCAAGGGACCTGTCATTTACAAGCAAGAGCGCGTGACCCAGTACAACCGTCCGTTCAAGATTTGGAAGTTCCGTACTATGGTGACGGATGCGGATAAAAAAGGAAGTCTGGTGACTTCTGCTAACGACAGCCGCATTACCAAAGTGGGAAATTTCATTCGACGTGTGCGTTTGGACGAACTGCCTCAGCTGGTCAATGTCCTTAAAGGCGAAATGTCCTTTGTAGGCACACGACCTGAGGTGCCACGTTACACCGAGCAGTATAGCCCTGAAATGATGGCGACCTTGCTCTTGCCAGCAGGAATCACCTCTCCAGCCAGCATCAACTACAAGGATGAGGACACCATCATCAGTCAAATGACGGAGAAAGGCTTGTCGGTTGACCAGGCCTATGTCGAACATGTCCTTCCTGAAAAGATGCGCTATAACCTCGCCTATCTCCGAGAGTTTAGTTTCCTTGGAGACATCAAAATTATGTTTCAAACCGTGTTTGAAGTGCTAAAATAAAGTAGTCATGAGAAAATGAGTACAGATAAAAGGAGCAAATCAATGCCAAATTACAATATTCCATTTTCACCACCCGATATTACCGAAGCTGAAATTGCTGAAGTAGCGGATACCCTGCGCTCTGGTTGGATCACAACAGGTCCTAAGACAAAAGAACTGGAGCGTCGCTTGTCTCAATACACACAGACACCTAAGACTGTCTGCCTCAACTCTGCGACTGCAGCTCTTGAGTTGATTTTGCGTGTTTTGGAAGTGGGACCTGGTGATGAAGTCATCGTTCCAGCTATGACTTATACAGCTTCATGTAGTGTCATCACACACGTGGGAGCGACCCCTGTCATGGTGGATATTCAAGCAGATACTTTTGAAATGGACTATGACTTGCTTGAGCAAGCTATTACTGAGAAAACTAAGGTGATTATTCCGGTTGAGCTTGCAGGGATTGTTTGCGACTATGACCGTTTGTTCCAAGTCGTGGAGAAAAAACGTGACCTCTTTACAGCTGCTAGCAAGTGGCAAAAGGCCTTTAACCGTATCGTGATTGTCTCTGATAGTGCCCATGCTTTGGGATCTACTTACAAAGGGCAACCAGCTGGTTCTATCGCTGACTTTACTTCCTTCTCATTCCATGCCGTTAAGAACTTTACAACGGCTGAGGGAGGAAGTGCGACTTGGAAAGCCAATCCAGCGATTGACGACGAAGAGATGTACAAGGAATTTCAAATCCTTTCCCTTCACGGTCAAACAAAGGATGCTCTTGCCAAGATGCAATTGGGTTCATGGGAATACGATATCGTTACACCAGCCTACAAGTGCAATATGACGGATATCATGGCTTCGATTGGTTTGGTACAATTGGACCGTTACCCAGCTTTGCTACAACGTCGTAAGGACATCGTGGACCGCTAT
This Streptococcus oralis DNA region includes the following protein-coding sequences:
- a CDS encoding sugar transferase; this encodes MLKWEDLPVEMQSSEVESYYQLVSKRKGSLIFKRCLDWVLALFLLVLTSPIFLILSIWIKLDSKGPVIYKQERVTQYNRPFKIWKFRTMVTDADKKGSLVTSANDSRITKVGNFIRRVRLDELPQLVNVLKGEMSFVGTRPEVPRYTEQYSPEMMATLLLPAGITSPASINYKDEDTIISQMTEKGLSVDQAYVEHVLPEKMRYNLAYLREFSFLGDIKIMFQTVFEVLK
- a CDS encoding ABC transporter ATP-binding protein, translating into MQNKKEQWAVLKRLMSYLKPYGLLTFLALSFLLATTVIKSVIPLVASHFIDQYLSNLNQIAVAVLLVYYGLYLLQTLVQYVGNLLFARVSYSIVRDIRRDAFANMEKLGMSYFDKTPAGSIVSRLTNDTETISDMFSGILSSFISAVFIFLTTLYTMLVLDFRLTALVLLFLPLIFLLVNLYRKKSVKIIEKTRSLLSDINSKLAENIEGIRIIQAFNQEKRLQAEFDEINQEHLVYANRSVALDALFLRPAMSLLKLLGYAVLMAYFGYRGLSIGITAGTMYAFIQYINRLFDPLIEVTQNFSTLQTSMVSAGRVFALIDETTYEPLQKDGQAKVKEGNIRFEHVCFSYDGKHPILDDISFSVKKGETIAFVGHTGSGKSSIINVLMRFYEFQSGRVLLDGVDIRNYSQEELRKNIGLVLQDPFLYHGTIKSNIAMYQDLSDEEVQAAAAFVDADSFIQDLPQGYDAPVSERGSSFSTGQRQLLAFARTVASQPKILILDEATANIDSETESLVQDSLAKMRQGRTTIAIAHRLSTIQDANCIYVLDKGRIIESGTHEELLALGGTYHKMYSLQAGAMS
- a CDS encoding DUF3290 family protein, encoding MKFYSYDYVLSQISQQNGIMLGLGIVLLAVTGFLAFKAYHDKKGTKFRELVMISALTLLALLLVSITTYQNNQVSNNKFQASLHFIELVSKELGVDKSEVYVNTSADTDGALIKVGDRYYRALNGSEPDKYLLEKVELYKTDAIELVEVNK
- a CDS encoding exodeoxyribonuclease III — protein: MKLISWNIDSLNAALTSDSARAKLSQEVLQTLVAENADIIAIQETKLSAKGPTKKHLEVLEELFPGYENTWRSSQEPARKGYTGTMFLYKKELTPAISFPEIGAPSTMDLEGRIITLEFDTFFVTQVYTPNAGDGLKRLEERQVWDVKYAEYLAQLDKEKPVLATGDYNVAHKEIDLANPASNRRSPGFTDEERAGFTNLLATGFTDTFRHIHGDVPERYTWWAQRSKTSKINNTGWRIDYWLTSNRVADKVTKSDMIDSGARQDHTPIVLEIEL
- a CDS encoding DUF421 domain-containing protein, whose amino-acid sequence is MTLNYIEILIKLALGLFSLVFVINVTGKGNLAPNSAIDQIQNYVLGGIIGGVIYNSAISILQYAVILIMWTILVLTLKWLNNNVHFVKRLIDGKPTLLIKNGKIDPEACRSVGLSAADVALKLRSQGIFQMKQVKRAMQEQNGQLIVVQMGDENPKYPVVTDGVIQVEILETIGRSEEWLLDNLSKQGYDNVANIFIAEYDKGVVSVVTYE
- a CDS encoding ABC transporter ATP-binding protein — its product is MSIIQKLWWFFKLEKRRYLVGIVALILVSVLNLIPPMVMGRVIDAITSGQLTHQDLLLNLFYLLLAAFGMYYLRYVWRMYILGTSYRLGQIMRSRLFEHFTKMSPAFYQTYRTGDLMAHATNDINALTRLAGGGVMSAVDASITALVTLMTMLFSISWQMTLVAILPLPFMAYATSRLGRKTHKAFGESQAAFSELNNKVQESVSGIKVTKSFGYQSDELASFQEVNELTFQKNLQTMKYDSLFDPMVLLFVGSSYVLTLLVGSLMVQEGQITVGNLVTFISYLDMLVWPLMAIGFLFNITQRGKVSYQRIEDLLSQESPIKDPECPLDSIENGRLEYAIDSFAFENEETLTDVHFSLEKGQTLGLVGQTGSGKTSLINLLLREYDVDKGAIYLNGHDIRDYRLTDLRSLMGYVPQDQFLFATSILDNIRFGNPNFLLSAVEEATKLAQVYQDIVDMPQGFDTVIGEKGVSLSGGQKQRLAMSRAMILDPDILILDDSLSAVDAKTEYAIIDNLKETRKDKTTIITAHRLSAVVHADLILVLQNGQIIERGTHDDLLALDGWYAQTYQSQQLEMKGEEDAE
- a CDS encoding DegT/DnrJ/EryC1/StrS family aminotransferase produces the protein MPNYNIPFSPPDITEAEIAEVADTLRSGWITTGPKTKELERRLSQYTQTPKTVCLNSATAALELILRVLEVGPGDEVIVPAMTYTASCSVITHVGATPVMVDIQADTFEMDYDLLEQAITEKTKVIIPVELAGIVCDYDRLFQVVEKKRDLFTAASKWQKAFNRIVIVSDSAHALGSTYKGQPAGSIADFTSFSFHAVKNFTTAEGGSATWKANPAIDDEEMYKEFQILSLHGQTKDALAKMQLGSWEYDIVTPAYKCNMTDIMASIGLVQLDRYPALLQRRKDIVDRYDRGFAGTRIHPLAHKTDTVESSRHLYITHVEGASLEERNLIIQELAKAGIASNVHYKPLPLLTAYKNLGFDMADYPRAYAFFENEITLPLHTKLSDEEVDYIVQTLVRISEEILGSGKKS
- a CDS encoding bleomycin resistance protein produces the protein MDYQAVIPEFVVSDLEKSRHFYCDLLGFSVEYERPEEKFLFLSLEDCQLMLEEGSTEELAQLTYPFGRGVNISFGVEDVPQLHQKLLEADYPIYRPLTKRTFRVGDHYIYPHEFAVLDPDGYFLRFSE